ATTCATAAGTTCTTCTTGGCGCAAGTCGCTGAGCAACCATCCACACAATTTCCAACTTTGTTTGAAGCTATGGAATTTAAGCCGAAAATATCAAAACAATGTGagttgtgaaaaataataaaaaaactattaaaaatatgaaaaagtagaaaataataaaaataaaatttattaaaaataagaaacaaGTTATTCGGGAGTGATGagtatatttttttttccttttgaaagTTTACACCTACAGTTTAATAAAAGTACAAACGCAGATGAAAGTTATGcttttatttataattcaattcccaTCTTCTAAGAAAATTTCTAAATTCATCCCTAAAATTTAATATGATAACATGTGTTTCACTTGCGAggatatgtaaaaaaaatattggttACAGTCAAAACAATATAGAGTCAACAATGggtaattttaaaggttaatgtttcaaaattattatattacTAAAATTTAGGTTAATTTCATGACAAGTTCAAAATTATGGGTCAAATTTTATATTAGGCCCTAAACTTTAAATATTCCAATTAAATTCTCAAACTAAAATATCATTCCAATAAAGTCTTTTTACTAGTTTAGCGGTAAGCTGTGGCGAGATTGTCAATTTGGATAtaacatgtttaaaaaaatatttattaaaaaaagaaactaTGTCAGATGCAAATTGACATTTAACGTCCAGCTAACTTATGAAAAGACTTGACTGAAATAATACTTTAGTTTGACGATTCACTTACAACGTATTGATAAACTTATAAAAAGACTTGATTGAAATAATACTTTAATTTGAGGATTCATTTATAATGTTTTGATAGggattgatttaaaatttagCATATAATTTGAGAATGTTTAGTACAATTAACTCTAGTATTTTATTAACAAgtatcaatttttataattttataatatattattaaaaacattttgttttagGAATAAAAATTTATGAGATGCTTATCTTATAACATCTGAATCAATTTAACTTTTCTTAATGTAAATAGAATGATTTAATTCATGtcttatcataaaataaataaataaaaataattaatcacgACATTATTTTCGTTAATAAACTATCTCAAAATAAACAATGGAACTAACATGAGTTAACATTACATCCAATAGgtgtttatttttacattttttacctTATGCAATTATATTTTGACCTAATGGAATTATATTTTGTCTTGTCTTATTcgtatcttaaattttaaaatatttttatatgatcaTATTCATGTCATTTTGTACAAGTATTGCGTGTCGGTGTTAAATCACAGGGAAAGGGAGATatattgaaaaggaaaaagagattACCAGGATTGTCACTGGTGCTGAAATTCGAGCACAAGGCGGAGGCACAGCCAAGCTTGCAGAAGGAGAGAGTGTCTTTGACAGTGCCGCCGCCGACGGTTGATTTGGTAAGGAGGCAGTTCTTAAGGCATTGGAGAGAGCAAGGGGCGGGGCCGCCGCCGCCTCCTAGTGTGCACATAGCAAAGCAAGAGGCATAGCAGATCCCAAACGGCATGAGTTGAGCGGTGGATTGGCCAACTAAAACCCCCAACACCACCAAACAACTCACCCATGAAATGAAACTGAGACTCCTCTTTTCTCCATATTTTTTTTGGatcaattatgaaaatatatgtatgtaaattGAGGTTTTGGTGGTTGTTTTTTTCAATGGTTTTAGAGAGTGTTTATATATAGACTTTGTGTGGGTAGGTTTGCAAATGAAAATGGAGTTAGGTTGGCAATGTTGAAGAAACCCCATTACAATGTCAAGGTTTAAATTTGATTTCTCTTACTagaaaataagggaaaaaaaaagatttgCACATCCTATGTGAAATCATTAACAATCATGTTatgtaattagttttttttttctttttaaactattttctataagaattttgaaaattttttaaatttatttttagttgttgaaatatttatttattggaGAATTTTGTGCAGATTCTTTTTTAACTTCTTaacgttaatatatatattgtatttttaagGAGAGATGTTGGTTTAAATTTTGGAGACGAAATTACAGTCATAAAATTCAAACATATTGTTCCAGAAAATGAACAtgaagaatacaaaaaaaatttgatCCACCGGTTATCTCATAAGACTTTTACCGAATAATTTGATAAGTGTGACACATCTTAAAAGAGtattatttaagaaattttatttctcttataaataaaagaagaaatatttatttttggtaaactacacccaatatcactaaactattaataagctTATGCTTTAGTCACTTAAACtccaaaaagttacaaaatagtcattgaattattcaaagTTTTCGTTTAAGTCATTggattgttaagttttttttttaaactccaACTAGTAAGTTTCAATCAACGATTCGATAATTGGTACGATAGATATGGTTTCAGTACCCGCGGGATTATTAACAGTACCGTTTTTGGAAAATGTTAATAAATTCCAAAATCCATTTCGTCGTCCAGTAGCGACAACCGTTTTTTTGATTGGTACTGCAGTAGCCCTTTGGTTGGGTATTGGAGCAACATTACCGATTGATAAATCCCTAACTTTAGGTCTTTTTTAAattgaatcaattaaaaaaaatatcatgatGTGCGTATCTAGGGAGTAGTCACTTCAAAGGCAAAGTGAATTCTCCCTAGATACATTTATTCAATTCTGGTCCGAATCTATGGATTGTGCTGAAGGTTCAAAATCCATTGgattaaaaaatttgataaatcaatTTCGAAATGCTTTTTCTACTTCTTTTCTAGAATGCCCAATATTTGTTTTACATCTTCTATGCGAAAGTGTTCAATTTTCATAAGGTACTCATTGACGAGAAGAAGAAGGTACTTTAGGTCCAAGTTGAATATTGATGATCAGTGTCAAAGATTGGTGAAAAAAactatttggattttggttcatAGATTTGTGACGTTCAAAGCTGTTTCATGAAAAAACACTAAACTATAGAAGAGAAAGGAAATGAGAATTTTTGATTGGTGCAGTCAATGCAAACAAAGAATAGTTTAAtcaccattttataactttttaaagttaattaactaaaacgttaacttactaataattttatcACTTCTAATTAtaatcattcaaacaaaattcaaAAGTGAAATCGAAAGAAATATAAACAGCTAAAATCATTAATTTGTTTGTTGAAACAAAAATAGTGTCAAAATCTTCTATTTAGAAATATATAAACCCAATTAATCCCCAAATCTTTGTATGAGAACAGTcataattttttatgttgaacaataattatatatttatatatagaacgtatagttttatatattatctacAAATAATTGAAATCCACGTATTCAAATTGATATGAATTTAAAAAGTTTGTTTAGTGGCCGAAGTAATGATTTCACCAATTGAGCAAACTTGACTATGATCAATCAACTCACTAATGGATCACAAATGGGCCAATTAATTCATTTGACTGTAATTATATATCATTTCTTATTTTCACTTATTAAATTGCTCCACTTCATTCTGTAAATGAGAGTGAGTGgtttattccattttatttgatttttttcatctatattttaaaattttgtaatatattagTATTATAGATTAAGCATtaacttaatttatattattgttgttgtaATAATTTTATGCCATCGTGGATtcgaataattttaaatatatattattcatcagTGTTGGACACTACATATCGAATTAATAACGTGTAGaaatttacaaatatttaaatacatataaaagaacgCAAACATGGTACAAATatgtttattataatattttgaaccTAAGAAAATAACACGaatataaatatgacatgtaAAATAACATGAATACATGAATTAGACAAAATTAGAAGTGTGTATGGGCCAGGATAGGGAAGGTCCGCTCAAAATTTGGGaggatttgggcaaaaatataggccccaaaaatgggcttgggcaaaaaaaattAGGCTCGTTTAAAAAAAGAGCCGGGCTCGGGTAGGGCATTTTTGACCCGAGCTCGGCCCAGCCTGGCCCGAATTCACTAcatgacaaaaaaattattatttttaaatattatttctttattttttctccttattttgctactattttactattatgtcgctactattttgttgttattgtttggatattgtataaaatttattttattgttaatttttattattattttaaacacatttgttaattttgttattattttagaagcatttgcttgttaagttgcatctattttagtgttatttaagtatacatattttttaaaatttattttcaatatgttgagaaatatttatttttatgtttttagtatttttgatagtttatatatatattttaaaattatataaaaataatataaattaatatgggAGGGCCGGGTCGGGCTcggattttaacatttttatttgggttgagcttggaaaaaattttaagcccattttttaggcccgagcctagaaaatgggcctaaatttttagttgggcccagcccaaacccggcccatgcacacctctagacAAAATCGACACTATTGCAATTAGACTAAGTATTTTTAGTTATTTGAATATAGTTGATTAgacttataataattatataaaatgaatTCAATATGAGAAATGATCAAATGATATGATTTTTCATATCATTTGATCATTTCTCATATTGAattcattttatataattattataagtcTAATCAACTATATTCAAATAACTAAAAATTGTGTCATATCGTGTGTAAGTTTATTATTGAAGTGCGGACATTTATCTAGTTTGGATAGgaaaaaaattttcttattaaaattcaatttataatttttttgaaactgTAATATAACAACATGGATAaagacaaaaaaaagaagaaaaaaaagacatagtcaaatattaatttatgttttggaAGCTCTCATAGCAATTGCCAACATCGTGCTTCACTGTTTTTGGATCTGCAAATATCAGAAacaatcatataaaatttaaggGAATGCGGCTTGATTTATAAATACgaaaataatcatatatatatatttttagtaaaatttattttattcatttttatgg
This window of the Gossypium hirsutum isolate 1008001.06 chromosome A09, Gossypium_hirsutum_v2.1, whole genome shotgun sequence genome carries:
- the LOC107890286 gene encoding thionin-like protein 2, yielding MPFGICYASCFAMCTLGGGGGPAPCSLQCLKNCLLTKSTVGGGTVKDTLSFCKLGCASALCSNFSTSDNPASNKVGNCVDGCSATCAKKNL